Genomic window (Leishmania braziliensis MHOM/BR/75/M2904 complete genome, chromosome 8):
cagcaacaggaaACCTCCACTCCCACAAGGATGTCCAAGCCGAGCCAGCTGCATTCGACTGCAGTCAATGGCTCTCGTAGCCACGCGCACGAGGCTTCTACTACTGATACGCTGCCTCCAGCCATTCTGACCTGCACAGGTGCGTCACGGCTGGCCCAGCAGGCATTCTCGGCACTCCTTGGCGACCTCTACGAGCTTTCGGTAGCCGAAGTGCCGAGCGGCTACCGCGGCAACAAGGGGTGCCCCTGCAATGCTAGTGCTGGTCTGCAGTCGGTAGGCGTCGATGTGGGCAATGGTGCGGGGGTGGACCAGCTGGACGACAATGCCGATGACCGCCTCCGCTGGCCTCGCTCGTGTGCGCTGGAAGATGAGGTCATGAAGGCCATCTGCGAAGCCggctacacacacgcgttcGCGGTCATTCTAGCGAGCATGCTGTCACCGGTAGCGGCACGCCGTCCAAGCGCCGGCGACATTGTGAGCCAGCTGCGTCTCGTGACCGCAGCCGCCCCTGCCAGCGCTGTGTCCAGCACCATgcgcgatggtggtggcggcgttgcAGGTGAGACTTGCGAGTACCGCGTCGCGCAGCAACGCGCGCGCCTGCGCGCCCACCACAGCGGTGCAAGCGATATCACGTCGGCCGCTGTACTACACGAGTGCACAGCCCGCATGGCTTTGCGATCGACGATGATCGCAGACACACAACGCAGCGACATAAATGTGTAAGTCAGTCAGTCAGtccgtctgtctgtctgcgtgtgtggaggggggggggggtgtccTTCCAgtacgtgctgctgctttgcttttctcctgctctctctctcttctttgtcgtCCTCTGCGGTCGACCTCTGTGTGGTGACTGATTGGCCGTgtccgttgctgctgtgatcagtggcggtggcggtggcggtggcggtggcgggtgcaCGTGTGCACCTTTTACCTCCTTTTTGCCTTTGGTGCGTATCTCAGCCCCAATCGAACGGCGTTTATaatttccctctctccctcccccccccctcacacacacaccgccatcCAGCTACAGCACCTGTTCGTGTGAaaggtgagggggaggggaggggaggagaggagaatCACTCTCCTGACAACGCCCCGCatgagggaagggggaggggagggcaatCACGCAGCTAccttgctcctcctcctcctctttgctcCTACTGAGACGCCAGGGAATACGACTCTTGTGCGCTACAGAGAACGCACTCGTATCTGTAGGCAGTGATGGTGATACACAGAGGACTGGTGAGACGGCGTGGCTGTGGTTGCCACTCGTCGCGCGAACATCGCCGAAGACCATCCCCTCTTTCACcgtcccttcctctctccttcccatCTTTCCAGGACAACAGCAGGGGCCTCTCACCACAACCATCCGCctgcctctttctttctctctctctctctgggtgGGCATCATAACACTCGCTCTCGCACATGCGCAGACCCGCTGGCTAGCAAGGACGGAATCTGCTCAGAGTCTTTCCCTCAGAGAGACGCTCGACcgccacacacaaacgcgccGCACATCAGCCGCAGGATCCCCCAATGCCGCGGTCCGCCACGAACGTTCTcgctcccttcctccctcagGCACTTCGtgtttctttgcttttcaACGCAGCCTCGCCGGGAGTTATTCTTAAATATTGTAATAGGCACCCGCGCTGACAACACCGCCAGTGCTGCCGTCTCCATGCatgtctctttctctcctactcacaccgccgctgacgaACCCTATGCGAATGGGACCTCCTCGAGCCCATCTTTGCCACCTTCAATGCGCATTGTagttgttgccgccgccgccgccgctgctgctgctgcactgctcaCAGTGCCTGCCACAAGCGTCACTCAATACGACGCGGCGGCACATGCCTTGACAAGTAATGGGGATGGTGGTAGCAGCGGGTCACACACCCTCACCAACACTGGCGTAGGTATCgttgatgtgctcctcgtTGTCGCTTGCACGCTGATGCTGGTCACAATTGCGCTATTAATCGTTGTTATTCGCTTACTCAAGCacgtcgcagctgctgctgcagccctAGGGAGCAGTGCGCCGGACATCCGCCGCAACGACCTTCGTGCTGAAGTGCCCGTGGCGTACAGAAGTGTCGGCCTTGACGACGATGAGAACAACAATGCGGCCTTGCACGGCAATAACCGTGACAGTCGTACGCAACGGGTGGAGTACGCTGAGGAGCAGCAGTCTCTGCTGCATCGTGCACGTAGCCGTGGCGGCAGAACTGAacgtcaccaccaccgttcTACTAGTCCCCGACACCAGGAGACTGGTCAAAACACAATCTTGGGCTTGTTTGACGCGCTCAGCATCCGTCTAGGTCTCTCCCCAACGGCCGCCATTGAGGACGCTACCAGCTGTGGAaagacagcggcaccgcgaaGCCGATCAAGAAGCTATCGAGCGGTGGACTCCGCAGTACCCAGTCTCGGGAGTTGCTCAGCGGCGCGCGGCTCGCCAGAGCTGCAGTGCCATGCTAGTCTTTGCACCGACCCTGACGCATTCGCCACAGTCAAGGACGAGACGGACGCCTTTCACGCGGCGCCGCAGTCCACTTGGCACAACAGCAGCTCTCTGAACCAGAGCGGTGCGGCGCGCAAGCGTGAGGAAAGTGCTGTCGCACAGGTGCCCCCACCTTCAGAACCCTCGCTTCCGCCAGCCGTAGTAGCAGCTGAAACCTCAAACGAAAGGAAGACAGCAACGCCTGCGGCTGCCAATCACGGCGGCACCTCACCCAGCGACGACGCTCGAATGCCAGTCTTTACTGCGACGACTCAGAAGGATATGGCGGTATACAATACCATACGCCACTCGCGCTACCGCCTGCTGCAACGCATAGGCCTGggcgccttctcctctgtctACCTGGTTCAGCACAAGGACACTGAGAAGAAGTACGCCCTCAAGTACATCCTGTGCAAGGGTGACCGTGAGCGacgagcggcgctgcgcgagtGCGAGGCGATCAACTGCCTGCAAGGCCACCCGCAGGTGATCCGTTTGGTGGACATGTTTATGAACTACCAATTTCAAAGCGCGCCAACGTCGCCCAGGGCCGCAGACTCCCCTGCCATTCCAGCGACTCTCTCTGGTCGTAGAGAACAGGCCACGGGTGAGCAGAGTTCGCGACCGCGTTCGACCGCCCAACCGCGCGCGCCGGCAGCAATCGCGCCCTCAGTTtctccagcggcggcggcggcgcagagtCTGTGGTCTCGTCCATCATCgtccgcggcgccgtcgcatGGAGAGGCAACAGCGATCACCGCCGTTGCGAATGCACACAGTCGGCACCGGGCACCAGACcccgctgcttcagcaggCACAACCACCATGCTGGTCGCGGCGCGACTCAAGGAACTGAGCGACGCCGACATGGCGAAGTCGGCGAGCTTGACTCGCTTTGATGGCGTGGAGGTGACGGCGACACCGCAGGCACCCATTCGCGCGGTGGCGATGGAGAGATCCACTGAACACCACCCCGCAGCGCAtgatgaagaggaggatgacAATGTTGATTACAGCCACGTGGATACCGCTGCAGAAGATgaacgccagctgcagggGGCACTGAGCTATCGGTATCGCAGCCCGCACAGCACTGCAGCTCGTGGCTACGGCAGCGGGAACggtgacgaggatgacgaggagcGCCGGTGCGTCATACATGGCGTGCGTCCATCCGTCAAAGGAGCCGCCTATGGTGCCTACATGGCCAACGCTGACCACGCCAGTGACAGGAGAAACGCAGTCAGTACCTTCGGCGACCGCCTAGCAAGTATCGAGGCTAGAGATGGTGAGGAGCTCCCGCAGTTGATTTTCAGCGCCGCTGACCGGGAGCAGCCACAACCACAAGGCAAGCAGTCCATGCGGACGTCCTCCTCGCACGACCGGTGTCCGCTTCACAGCGTGCAGCGCACGAGTCAAAGTGGCAATAATGTGCATCTTCCTGGCGCTGACGCTGCAACGTCGACAACACCGAAGGCCGACTCGTCCTCTTCTGTGTTCGCTGGAAGCGCTCACGTACTGGCGCCGCTgtacgccgctgccggtgggGGTACTCGAGGATGCGGGCACCCGCCTTTGCAGTCCACCTCTCACCCATTAACGGAGGCGTCCCCCACAGCGTCGACGGCTACTCGTACTGCCTCCACCGATGCATCGTTGCCTGCTCGCAGCGAAGCGCATGCCGGCCAGTCCCGCTCGTGCGGTCACGCGACTGGCGCGCCAGGTGCGGTAGTTCACAACGCGAGCAACCCGACCGCCACGATCGATGTTTCGGTTGGCTGCTGCACGGTGGAGGGCATGGCCATCaccgcgacgacgacacacAACTGCCTTCCATCGACGGCATGCAACGCTACTTTAAGCCGAATCAGCGGCGCCAGTGATGAGCATGGCACACTGGAGTACTGCGACGGTGGCCATGGtatgcgcagcagcagtggcggcacgAGAAGAAGTAAAACAATACAGAGCGCGACCAGAGAGGTGCCAGAGCCAACGTCGCAGTCGAGCCGCGTGTCGCTGGAAGACTGCGACGTTGACGGAGTTGATGATGGCCGCGCCAATGCTCATGTGGGTAGTGAGAAGCGGCGGACAGACCGACGCTGTGATGCCGACGCAGAGGAAACGCGAAGCTGCAAACACAATGACGCGTGCTCTAGTGCTACCAGCTCCAGCGGTACCCAAGAAGAGCCCATCCAGCCGATCCACCGCATTCTCATGCCACTGCAGTCCCTGCATCAGCCGCCAAATGGATTGACTGGTGCGCCtagcagcggcgacagtagaggtgctgcgctgcagctgcagaaccGCACCTGTACGCCAGGTACAGGAAATCTTACAGCGTACAACCTGTACGCCAACTCTCCCACCGCCACTATCGGAGAAGCACCAGGGGTCGTCAAACCCATGCAAgccgccggcagcgccgagATTCCGCTGTCGGTGGCCGCGAACTTGCATGACGTGGGCGGGAGCACCGTCAGCACGTTcactccgccgccgccgccgcagcagcagcagcagctcc
Coding sequences:
- a CDS encoding putative protein kinase, with translation MHVSFSPTHTAADEPYANGTSSSPSLPPSMRIVVVAAAAAAAAAALLTVPATSVTQYDAAAHALTSNGDGGSSGSHTLTNTGVGIVDVLLVVACTLMLVTIALLIVVIRLLKHVAAAAAALGSSAPDIRRNDLRAEVPVAYRSVGLDDDENNNAALHGNNRDSRTQRVEYAEEQQSLLHRARSRGGRTERHHHRSTSPRHQETGQNTILGLFDALSIRLGLSPTAAIEDATSCGKTAAPRSRSRSYRAVDSAVPSLGSCSAARGSPELQCHASLCTDPDAFATVKDETDAFHAAPQSTWHNSSSLNQSGAARKREESAVAQVPPPSEPSLPPAVVAAETSNERKTATPAAANHGGTSPSDDARMPVFTATTQKDMAVYNTIRHSRYRLLQRIGLGAFSSVYLVQHKDTEKKYALKYILCKGDRERRAALRECEAINCLQGHPQVIRLVDMFMNYQFQSAPTSPRAADSPAIPATLSGRREQATGEQSSRPRSTAQPRAPAAIAPSVSPAAAAAQSLWSRPSSSAAPSHGEATAITAVANAHSRHRAPDPAASAGTTTMLVAARLKELSDADMAKSASLTRFDGVEVTATPQAPIRAVAMERSTEHHPAAHDEEEDDNVDYSHVDTAAEDERQLQGALSYRYRSPHSTAARGYGSGNGDEDDEERRCVIHGVRPSVKGAAYGAYMANADHASDRRNAVSTFGDRLASIEARDGEELPQLIFSAADREQPQPQGKQSMRTSSSHDRCPLHSVQRTSQSGNNVHLPGADAATSTTPKADSSSSVFAGSAHVLAPLYAAAGGGTRGCGHPPLQSTSHPLTEASPTASTATRTASTDASLPARSEAHAGQSRSCGHATGAPGAVVHNASNPTATIDVSVGCCTVEGMAITATTTHNCLPSTACNATLSRISGASDEHGTLEYCDGGHGMRSSSGGTRRSKTIQSATREVPEPTSQSSRVSLEDCDVDGVDDGRANAHVGSEKRRTDRRCDADAEETRSCKHNDACSSATSSSGTQEEPIQPIHRILMPLQSLHQPPNGLTGAPSSGDSRGAALQLQNRTCTPGTGNLTAYNLYANSPTATIGEAPGVVKPMQAAGSAEIPLSVAANLHDVGGSTVSTFTPPPPPQQQQQLLPSLAASYALARTAASSADVSSAASGTLTAQAPIRYKDFVPPHALITAPPSASRTPVTAMRGNGGVIANSSVEVQEHRQPINRGGRLAPPLYGIPARAGSGTTITGTCGLRPDRLAGAYGNPYLERASGGEPVPPPRTSYAPGGGVRYNSLIVPYVAAPTKSQTAAKGLPAQSSSASSPLMLSASGTGVSAFDERNTGRGQGWHSEVTGAASISQDSYASMSACHTACLEAPRPLPSAAPVVATVVRSTYAPLRHGDVAHPTAASPAASSMTRSSTATLSPPSTPRQQQQQQLPSAAYPAASLIANNGRLSLTAVIQAPHGGKQGECMVSDDSKPRANVSSSATDSALMSAHAPPPPPPLRSLVSQVSSAYLLREAGGLNGAGVAPSRVRYTNAGSPIPWDAYNANTTTVNAAAAVAVLAGLSPKVDGRAPTVTCTGAGDTGDSKSCTTTRTSCSHISLQDARDTGYLGLVIEYHPMGDLCRYALRAKQQLEMRCHRQQQSQRRTLGRSGVVSMATPRSTASLVTATVDTRTRTTERSSTLQPQPTARNATERDDGGMGANAVEPISPFSCRPSVLTHGGTAAASSLLAAAAAATWTAKVAMSRTDLPLALSAGVGSGGTNGNEHLGDFDNQSTAAVATDPTSDNPLTEAQLLSIAYQLASVLDHMHRQNPPIIHRDLKPENILIKGELSDYLDVPLSAALASTSSTPSSPVPLTNAGGASSQYDTGECSAVCVGGNNDGLNKSSVSPQSPSFASLAAVIEDAANSSWLLPPIRITRAVVPIALIDFGLAIMQDTHSRPHSGRGGGTRPYIAPESWHGGTCTASDVWSLGCVLYALATCRLVAKDVRIMSQEAKQDGFASRMLNDIIEKKYSLAFASFVVSLLVVDPAKRPTAAQAAQCFCIVDNEIRFDLRSPFFSNVLDL